A region from the uncultured Draconibacterium sp. genome encodes:
- a CDS encoding sigma-70 family RNA polymerase sigma factor translates to MTKEEFKGLFDEQFDRIRNYIYYRSGDKELATDIAQEAFMTLWEKDFEFHPQKNVGLLYKLATELFISRYRRNKIADNYKSYVQFKLNDDAIKPDEMMEYEQLKDDYEKALAEMSEKQRTVFLLNKHEGFKQTEIAEQLGISIKAVEKRMKNALSLLRVKLNYNG, encoded by the coding sequence TTGACCAAAGAAGAGTTTAAAGGATTATTTGACGAACAGTTTGATCGGATAAGAAACTACATCTATTACCGGTCGGGCGACAAAGAACTGGCTACTGATATTGCGCAGGAGGCATTTATGACATTATGGGAGAAAGATTTTGAATTCCATCCGCAAAAAAATGTAGGATTGCTGTACAAGCTGGCTACCGAACTTTTTATTTCGAGATACAGGCGCAATAAAATTGCCGACAATTATAAAAGCTATGTACAATTTAAGTTAAACGACGATGCTATTAAGCCCGACGAAATGATGGAATACGAACAACTTAAAGACGACTACGAAAAAGCACTTGCTGAAATGAGCGAAAAACAACGAACGGTATTTTTACTCAATAAACACGAGGGGTTTAAACAAACCGAAATTGCCGAACAACTAGGCATAAGTATTAAAGCCGTTGAAAAACGAATGAAAAATGCCTTAAGTCTGCTACGCGTAAAATTGAATTACAATGGTTAA
- the metK gene encoding methionine adenosyltransferase, whose amino-acid sequence MNYLFTSESVSEGHPDKVADQISDALLDQILAFDANSKVAIETLVTTGQVVVAGEVKSQAYVDVQEITRNVINKIGYTKAAYRFDGDSCGVLTAIHEQSDDINRGVDREEKTEQGAGDQGMMFGYACKDTENFMPLTLDLSHKILQELADIRREGKEMTYLRPDSKSQVTVEYNAANEPVKVHTIVVSTQHDEFDADEPMLAKIKEDVINILIPRVKAKLSANVQALFGNDIIYHVNPTGKFVIGGPHGDTGLTGRKIIVDTYGGRGAHGGGAFSGKDPSKVDRSAAYASRHIAKNLVAAGVADEILVQLAYAIGVAEPVGVFVNTYNRANVDLTDGEIAQKVKAIFNLRPAAIEERLKLRNPIYLDSAAYGHMGREPKTVTRTFESPYNGKVTKELELFTWEKLDFVDEIKTSFGL is encoded by the coding sequence ATGAATTATTTATTTACAAGTGAATCGGTTTCAGAAGGCCACCCCGATAAGGTAGCCGACCAGATTTCGGATGCCCTGCTGGATCAGATACTGGCTTTTGACGCCAACTCGAAAGTGGCTATTGAAACCCTGGTTACCACCGGGCAGGTAGTTGTTGCAGGAGAAGTAAAATCGCAGGCTTATGTTGATGTGCAGGAAATAACCCGAAACGTTATTAATAAAATTGGCTATACCAAAGCTGCTTATCGTTTTGACGGCGATTCGTGCGGGGTATTAACCGCCATACACGAACAAAGCGACGATATTAACCGTGGAGTTGACCGCGAGGAAAAAACCGAGCAAGGCGCCGGCGACCAGGGAATGATGTTTGGATATGCCTGTAAAGATACCGAGAATTTTATGCCGTTAACACTCGATTTATCGCATAAAATATTGCAGGAACTGGCCGACATTCGACGTGAAGGAAAAGAAATGACGTACTTGCGTCCTGATTCAAAATCGCAGGTTACTGTTGAATACAACGCTGCCAACGAACCCGTAAAGGTGCACACCATTGTTGTTTCAACCCAACACGACGAGTTTGATGCCGACGAGCCAATGTTGGCAAAAATTAAGGAGGATGTAATTAATATTCTGATTCCGCGCGTAAAAGCAAAGCTATCAGCAAATGTTCAGGCTTTGTTTGGTAACGATATTATTTACCACGTTAACCCAACAGGAAAATTTGTTATAGGTGGCCCACATGGCGATACCGGCTTAACCGGACGTAAAATTATTGTAGACACCTATGGTGGCCGCGGCGCACACGGTGGTGGAGCTTTTTCGGGTAAAGACCCCTCAAAAGTTGACCGCTCGGCAGCTTATGCATCGCGCCATATTGCCAAAAATTTGGTAGCTGCCGGTGTTGCCGACGAAATTTTGGTTCAACTGGCTTATGCCATTGGTGTTGCCGAACCGGTTGGTGTTTTTGTGAATACCTACAACCGTGCGAACGTTGATTTGACAGATGGCGAAATCGCTCAGAAAGTTAAAGCAATCTTCAACCTTCGTCCGGCAGCAATTGAAGAGCGTTTAAAATTACGCAACCCAATTTACCTTGATTCGGCTGCTTACGGACACATGGGCCGCGAACCAAAAACTGTAACACGTACTTTTGAATCGCCTTATAATGGGAAAGTGACCAAAGAACTGGAACTTTTTACCTGGGAAAAACTCGATTTTGTTGATGAGATTAAAACGTCTTTCGGACTGTAA
- a CDS encoding glycosyltransferase family 2 protein, which translates to MSSETKPELSVVLPFFNAEKTLKAATKSILDQTFRDFELLLINNNSTDASLQIAQTLSKADRRIHILNESKAGVANAMNCGLKNAHGRFIARMDADDVACPKKLEKQYNYLKANPTIDFIGSEVEYVPHISENKGFRRFVDWANSFHTSEEIALKQFIEIPVINPTIFFRRELFEKYGGCRDGNFPEDYEMQLRYLSKGIKMAKLTEKQLEWHDYSTRLTRTDKRYSTEAFFQTKAFYFKKWSEQHNQFHPNIWIWGAGRKTRQRSANLVKHGLNIAGYIDIKKTKPDAIFYKDLPQPGKFFIVSMVSNTGAGEKIKEFLLHQNYCEGKDFILMG; encoded by the coding sequence ATGAGTAGTGAGACAAAACCTGAGCTTTCAGTTGTACTCCCCTTTTTTAATGCTGAAAAAACATTAAAAGCAGCGACAAAGAGCATTTTGGATCAAACTTTTCGGGATTTTGAATTACTGCTGATCAATAATAACTCCACCGATGCAAGTCTGCAAATTGCCCAAACACTCTCCAAAGCCGATCGGCGCATTCATATTTTAAACGAAAGTAAAGCTGGTGTAGCCAATGCCATGAACTGCGGACTTAAAAATGCCCACGGCCGATTTATTGCCCGCATGGATGCCGACGATGTGGCTTGCCCAAAAAAACTGGAAAAACAATACAATTACCTAAAAGCAAATCCCACTATTGATTTTATCGGCAGCGAAGTTGAATATGTTCCCCACATATCAGAAAATAAAGGCTTCCGGCGATTTGTAGATTGGGCAAACTCGTTTCACACGTCTGAAGAAATTGCGTTGAAACAGTTTATTGAGATTCCGGTAATTAACCCGACCATCTTTTTTCGACGCGAATTATTTGAAAAATATGGGGGCTGCCGCGATGGCAATTTCCCGGAAGATTATGAAATGCAACTGCGCTACCTGAGCAAGGGTATCAAAATGGCAAAACTAACCGAAAAACAGCTGGAGTGGCACGACTACTCCACCCGGCTTACCCGAACCGATAAGCGTTATTCCACCGAAGCTTTTTTTCAAACCAAAGCCTTCTATTTTAAAAAATGGTCAGAGCAACACAATCAGTTTCACCCCAACATATGGATTTGGGGAGCCGGGCGAAAAACCCGCCAGCGAAGTGCTAACCTTGTAAAACACGGGCTTAATATTGCGGGTTATATCGATATAAAAAAAACAAAACCCGATGCCATTTTCTACAAAGACCTCCCTCAACCCGGTAAGTTTTTTATTGTATCGATGGTAAGTAATACAGGAGCCGGCGAAAAAATCAAAGAGTTTCTTCTGCATCAAAACTACTGCGAAGGAAAAGACTTTATTTTAATGGGCTAA
- the gldA gene encoding gliding motility-associated ABC transporter ATP-binding subunit GldA — protein MIVETRNITKLFGKQKALDSVSFTVNKGELVGFLGPNGAGKSTTMKIITGYLPQDHGNILINGETVSAQSLDYKRQIGYLPEHNPLYTDLYVKEFLEITAGFYRLNNTRQRIAEMIELTGLGIEQHKKIRALSKGYRQRVGLAQALIHDPSILILDEPTTGLDPNQLEEIRTLIREISKEKTVILSSHIMQEVEAVCNRVIIINKGKIVADGDISEIKAGSMLQNQVVIAGFKETVSKDQLLTINGTNRVTQVDACWEIEAENDADIRQAIFHFAVENKLTLLTLFEKQQNLESVFHQLTRNQT, from the coding sequence ATGATTGTTGAAACACGGAATATTACGAAATTGTTTGGGAAGCAGAAAGCACTCGACTCGGTAAGCTTTACTGTTAACAAAGGCGAACTGGTGGGTTTTTTAGGTCCTAATGGTGCCGGAAAATCTACCACGATGAAAATTATAACCGGATATTTGCCGCAAGACCACGGCAATATTTTAATTAACGGGGAAACAGTATCGGCGCAAAGCCTCGACTATAAACGTCAGATTGGCTACCTGCCCGAGCACAATCCTTTATACACTGATCTTTACGTAAAGGAGTTTCTGGAAATTACAGCCGGATTTTACCGCCTAAACAATACCAGGCAGCGTATTGCCGAGATGATTGAGTTAACCGGACTTGGCATTGAACAGCATAAAAAAATTCGGGCACTATCAAAAGGTTATCGGCAAAGGGTTGGCCTGGCTCAGGCTCTGATTCACGATCCTTCGATTTTAATTTTAGATGAACCCACAACTGGCCTCGATCCGAACCAGCTGGAAGAAATACGCACACTAATACGAGAAATCAGCAAGGAAAAAACGGTAATTCTTTCGTCGCATATTATGCAGGAGGTGGAGGCGGTTTGCAACCGGGTAATAATAATTAACAAAGGCAAAATTGTTGCCGACGGCGACATTTCGGAGATAAAAGCCGGAAGCATGTTGCAAAACCAGGTAGTTATTGCCGGTTTTAAAGAAACAGTTTCTAAAGACCAACTTTTAACAATTAATGGAACAAACAGGGTAACCCAGGTTGATGCTTGTTGGGAAATTGAAGCGGAGAATGATGCAGATATCCGACAAGCTATATTTCATTTTGCCGTTGAAAACAAACTCACGCTACTTACCCTTTTTGAAAAACAGCAAAACCTCGAGAGCGTTTTCCACCAACTTACCCGTAATCAGACCTGA
- the ispG gene encoding (E)-4-hydroxy-3-methylbut-2-enyl-diphosphate synthase yields MKDRNFNYIKDLTRYQRQETTEVNIGGVPVGSKHPIRIQTMTDTNSTDTEATVEQVIRVVKAGADYVRVTVKGMSDAENLKNIKKELVERGYNTPLIADIHFNPKLAEVAAQYVSKVRINPGNFYDKRAQFKNKIYTDEEYKRELVVIEKQFVPFVKMLKETKTALRIGANHGSLSDRVMSRYGDTPAGIAESVMEFLRICKKEDFNNVVVSIKSSNTRVMVYTVRLLNFKMRLEDMKFPVHLGVTEAGEGEDGRIKSAVGVGALLGDGIGDTIRISLTERPINEIPVALKLVNHFKGYQNHEPISAPMIAQTNPFEYERRDTRPVLNMGGKELPVVIADLGDRSLREMIPIRGKLIPDYFLSGNKILNIEGEEYPVITLEEYLFESTRWGRMKFIRTNKAEFDRFMDMHPEIIMKLKQTRKTVLILESYNANPMAELRAFFMSLETHIWKVPVILYRRYDKSRLEDLQIAASADLGGLLIDGYGDGVCLSNDNENITFTELKDLSFAVLQASRMRVTKTEFISCPGCGRTLFDLHETTRAVKAHFKHLDHLKIGIMGCVVNGPGEMGDVDYGFVGAGNNKVNLYKGLKPVKRHISYENAVEELEQLIRENGDWKDPED; encoded by the coding sequence ATGAAGGATCGTAATTTCAATTATATTAAAGATTTAACCCGCTACCAACGACAAGAAACCACCGAGGTGAACATAGGAGGTGTTCCGGTTGGCAGTAAGCATCCAATCCGAATTCAAACAATGACCGATACCAACTCAACGGATACAGAGGCTACCGTAGAGCAAGTGATACGCGTGGTAAAGGCTGGTGCCGACTACGTTAGGGTTACGGTAAAAGGCATGTCAGATGCAGAAAATCTGAAAAATATTAAAAAGGAATTGGTTGAGCGCGGATACAATACACCGCTGATTGCCGATATTCATTTTAATCCAAAATTGGCAGAAGTTGCTGCTCAGTATGTTTCAAAGGTGCGGATTAATCCAGGTAACTTTTACGACAAACGTGCGCAGTTTAAAAACAAAATATACACCGACGAAGAATACAAGCGTGAACTGGTAGTTATTGAAAAACAGTTTGTTCCGTTTGTAAAAATGCTGAAAGAAACAAAAACAGCCCTTCGTATCGGCGCTAATCATGGTTCCCTTTCTGATAGGGTAATGAGCCGCTATGGCGATACGCCGGCAGGAATAGCCGAATCGGTGATGGAATTTTTGCGAATTTGCAAAAAAGAAGATTTTAACAATGTGGTTGTTTCCATAAAGTCGAGCAACACACGGGTAATGGTATACACCGTTCGTTTGTTAAACTTTAAAATGCGTCTTGAAGACATGAAATTCCCGGTTCATTTAGGTGTTACCGAAGCCGGAGAAGGCGAAGACGGACGCATTAAATCGGCTGTTGGAGTGGGAGCCTTGCTTGGTGATGGTATTGGCGATACAATTCGTATTTCGTTAACCGAGCGTCCAATAAATGAAATTCCCGTAGCACTTAAACTGGTAAATCATTTTAAAGGGTACCAAAATCACGAGCCCATTTCGGCTCCTATGATTGCACAAACCAATCCGTTTGAATACGAACGACGCGATACACGCCCGGTGCTAAATATGGGAGGCAAGGAATTGCCTGTGGTAATTGCCGACCTGGGCGACAGAAGCCTCCGCGAAATGATACCAATTCGTGGGAAATTAATTCCCGACTATTTTCTGTCAGGAAATAAAATATTGAATATCGAAGGCGAAGAATACCCGGTTATTACCCTCGAGGAGTACCTTTTTGAAAGTACCCGTTGGGGGCGAATGAAGTTTATCCGTACAAACAAAGCAGAGTTTGACCGCTTTATGGATATGCACCCCGAGATTATAATGAAACTGAAACAGACACGAAAAACCGTACTGATTCTGGAGAGTTATAATGCCAACCCAATGGCAGAATTGCGTGCTTTCTTTATGTCGCTTGAAACACATATCTGGAAAGTACCGGTTATTCTTTACCGCCGTTACGATAAAAGTCGACTCGAGGATCTGCAGATTGCTGCCAGTGCCGATCTTGGCGGCTTGCTGATTGACGGTTATGGCGACGGAGTATGCTTATCAAACGACAATGAAAACATTACGTTTACCGAATTAAAAGACCTTAGTTTTGCCGTTCTTCAGGCTAGCAGGATGCGCGTTACCAAAACCGAATTTATTTCGTGCCCGGGTTGTGGACGAACACTTTTTGATTTGCACGAAACCACGCGCGCCGTTAAAGCACACTTCAAACACCTCGACCATTTAAAAATTGGAATTATGGGCTGCGTAGTAAATGGCCCGGGCGAAATGGGCGACGTTGACTATGGTTTTGTTGGTGCCGGCAATAACAAAGTAAACCTTTACAAAGGATTAAAACCCGTTAAACGTCATATTTCCTACGAAAATGCCGTGGAAGAACTTGAGCAGCTTATTCGTGAAAACGGCGACTGGAAAGATCCGGAAGATTAA
- a CDS encoding flavin reductase family protein: MARTYWKPGTIIYPLPAVMVSCGENPEEYNIITIAWTGTINSDPPMCYISVRPGRHSYDIIKRTGEYVINLTTEKLARATDWCGCRSGRKYNKWKEMNLTPAPAKLVKAPIIEESPVNIECRVKDIVELGTHHMFVSDVVSVSVDDNYMNEEQAFSFSKANPLVYSHGHYFGMGKKVGKFGWSVEKKKKSGKK, translated from the coding sequence ATGGCAAGAACGTATTGGAAACCCGGAACTATTATTTATCCTTTACCAGCAGTAATGGTAAGCTGTGGTGAAAATCCTGAAGAATATAATATTATAACCATAGCCTGGACAGGTACGATAAATAGCGACCCTCCAATGTGTTACATATCGGTTAGGCCTGGACGACATTCGTACGACATAATAAAGCGAACCGGAGAATATGTGATTAACCTTACTACCGAAAAGTTAGCCAGGGCAACCGATTGGTGTGGATGTCGATCGGGACGAAAATACAACAAGTGGAAGGAAATGAACCTCACTCCGGCACCGGCAAAACTGGTAAAAGCACCAATAATCGAGGAGTCGCCCGTAAATATTGAGTGCCGGGTTAAAGATATTGTTGAGCTCGGTACGCATCACATGTTTGTGTCAGATGTGGTAAGTGTTTCGGTTGATGATAATTATATGAATGAAGAACAGGCTTTTAGTTTTTCAAAGGCTAACCCGTTGGTTTACAGTCATGGTCATTATTTTGGCATGGGCAAAAAAGTAGGCAAGTTTGGCTGGTCGGTCGAAAAAAAGAAAAAATCAGGGAAAAAATAA
- a CDS encoding M3 family metallopeptidase yields MKSIYFVALILFMSVGMAVAQTNPLLGEFNTPHNAAPFDKIENDHFLPAFEEGIKQGKADVEKIKNNTDAPTFENTVVALDQVARLLGRTSGIFFNLLSSETNDELQEIAQRVSPMLTAFQNDISLDPVLFERVKAVYDKKAELNLTPEQETLLENSYIGFVRRGANLSDSDKEKFRAFSTELSKLSLDFGENVLKETNGYELYIADKSKLAGLPEGALEAAAGKAKAKELEGWVFDISMPSYLPFMKYADNRDLRKELYLAYGSKSFKNNELDNQEKVKRIVELRLETAKLLGYKNYADYVLERRMATNADGVYGLLNDLYEASHKVALKEKAEILEYARKNGFEDDLMPWDWSYYSEKLKVEKFDLNDEMLKPYFELSHVVDGVFGLATDLFGITFKENKNIPVYNDEVTAYEVFDADGTFLSVFYTDFHPRSGKRGGAWMNDFKGQWMENGVDSRPHVTIVMNFTRPTETKPALLTFNEVETFMHEFGHALHGMLAKSTYSSLSGTNVYRDFVELPSQIMENWAVEKEFLDRFAKHYETGEPIPAELVQKIIASQNYLAGYLSVRQLSFGYLDMAWHTLESAYEGKVKDFEENAWKKTQIFPAIDGVCMSTQFGHLFAGGYAAGYYGYKWAEVLDADAFSVFKEKGLFNKEVAASFRKNILEKGGTEHPMILYKRFRGQEPSVDALLKRSGLVNGDETAGL; encoded by the coding sequence ATGAAGAGTATTTACTTTGTAGCATTAATCTTATTTATGAGTGTAGGAATGGCAGTAGCACAAACAAATCCGCTTTTGGGCGAATTTAATACGCCGCACAATGCGGCACCTTTCGATAAAATTGAAAACGATCATTTTTTGCCGGCTTTTGAAGAAGGCATTAAACAAGGAAAAGCTGATGTTGAAAAGATAAAAAACAACACCGATGCACCAACATTTGAAAATACCGTTGTTGCTTTAGATCAGGTTGCTCGTTTACTGGGGCGTACATCGGGTATCTTTTTTAACCTTTTAAGTTCTGAAACCAACGACGAATTGCAGGAAATTGCGCAAAGGGTGTCGCCAATGCTTACTGCTTTTCAAAACGATATTTCTTTAGATCCGGTTCTTTTTGAACGCGTAAAAGCGGTTTACGATAAAAAGGCGGAACTGAACTTAACACCCGAGCAGGAAACCTTGCTCGAAAACAGCTACATTGGTTTTGTTCGCCGGGGGGCCAACTTATCGGATAGCGATAAAGAAAAATTTCGTGCCTTCAGCACCGAGCTATCAAAACTAAGTCTGGATTTTGGCGAGAATGTATTAAAAGAAACCAATGGCTACGAATTGTATATTGCCGATAAAAGTAAGCTCGCCGGATTGCCCGAAGGAGCGCTGGAAGCTGCAGCCGGAAAGGCAAAAGCCAAAGAATTGGAAGGCTGGGTTTTTGACATCTCGATGCCAAGCTACCTGCCTTTTATGAAATATGCTGATAATCGTGATTTGCGGAAAGAACTTTACCTGGCCTACGGATCGAAATCGTTTAAAAATAACGAGCTCGACAACCAGGAAAAAGTAAAACGAATTGTGGAACTGCGACTCGAAACAGCAAAATTGCTGGGCTATAAAAACTATGCCGACTATGTGTTGGAACGCCGAATGGCAACCAATGCCGACGGAGTTTATGGTTTGCTTAACGATTTGTACGAGGCATCGCATAAAGTGGCGCTAAAAGAGAAAGCAGAGATTTTGGAGTATGCCCGGAAAAACGGATTTGAGGATGATTTGATGCCTTGGGACTGGAGCTATTACAGCGAAAAACTAAAGGTTGAAAAATTTGATTTAAACGACGAGATGCTTAAGCCTTATTTTGAATTAAGCCATGTTGTTGATGGTGTTTTTGGACTGGCAACCGATTTGTTTGGCATTACTTTTAAAGAAAACAAAAATATCCCGGTATACAACGACGAGGTTACAGCCTACGAAGTTTTTGATGCCGATGGTACTTTCCTTTCGGTATTTTACACCGATTTTCATCCACGCTCGGGCAAACGAGGTGGTGCCTGGATGAATGATTTTAAAGGACAATGGATGGAAAATGGTGTTGATTCGCGCCCGCACGTAACCATTGTAATGAATTTTACCCGCCCAACAGAAACCAAACCAGCCTTGCTTACCTTTAACGAGGTAGAGACTTTTATGCACGAGTTTGGCCATGCGCTGCACGGAATGCTGGCAAAGTCAACCTATTCAAGTTTGTCGGGTACCAATGTGTACCGCGATTTTGTTGAGCTGCCTTCGCAAATAATGGAAAACTGGGCGGTGGAAAAAGAATTTCTGGATCGTTTTGCCAAACATTACGAAACCGGTGAGCCAATTCCGGCCGAATTGGTTCAGAAAATTATTGCTTCCCAAAACTACCTGGCCGGTTACCTATCAGTTCGCCAGTTGAGCTTTGGTTATTTGGATATGGCCTGGCATACACTCGAATCGGCTTACGAAGGGAAAGTGAAAGATTTTGAAGAAAACGCATGGAAGAAAACTCAGATCTTCCCGGCAATCGACGGTGTTTGTATGAGTACTCAATTCGGGCACTTGTTTGCCGGTGGTTATGCTGCAGGGTATTACGGTTACAAGTGGGCCGAGGTGCTTGATGCCGATGCATTTAGCGTGTTTAAAGAAAAAGGATTGTTTAATAAAGAAGTGGCTGCTTCTTTCCGTAAAAATATCCTTGAAAAAGGAGGCACTGAGCACCCAATGATTTTGTACAAACGTTTCCGCGGACAAGAACCATCTGTTGATGCCCTGTTAAAACGAAGCGGTTTGGTTAATGGAGATGAGACAGCAGGCTTATAA
- a CDS encoding nitroreductase family protein: MIDILRNRRSIRKYTHQKVEPEKIELLKEAALRSPSSKNINPWEFVFVDNIELIEQLKNCKPHGVAPLLTAPLAIVVCADETLNDVWVEDCSIASILLQLTAQSLGLGSCWIQIRKRMHDETVSSEKYIQDLLNIPENIKVLSIVTVGYPEKLRDGKPFEELQLEKIRLNNFER; the protein is encoded by the coding sequence ATGATCGACATACTAAGAAACCGACGCAGCATCAGAAAATACACGCATCAAAAAGTAGAACCCGAAAAAATAGAATTACTTAAGGAAGCTGCCTTACGTTCGCCGTCATCAAAAAATATTAATCCCTGGGAGTTTGTTTTTGTTGACAATATAGAACTGATTGAGCAGCTGAAAAATTGTAAGCCTCATGGTGTTGCACCGCTTTTAACTGCACCGCTCGCCATTGTAGTTTGCGCCGACGAAACCCTTAATGATGTGTGGGTGGAAGATTGTTCTATCGCCTCTATTCTGCTACAGTTAACAGCACAGTCGCTGGGTTTGGGAAGCTGCTGGATACAAATTCGAAAACGTATGCATGATGAAACGGTCTCTTCAGAAAAATACATTCAGGATTTGCTGAATATTCCGGAGAATATAAAAGTACTAAGCATAGTAACTGTTGGTTACCCTGAAAAGCTGCGCGATGGCAAACCATTTGAGGAGCTGCAGTTGGAAAAAATCAGGTTGAATAATTTTGAGAGGTAA